A window of Myxococcus xanthus contains these coding sequences:
- a CDS encoding TlpA family protein disulfide reductase gives MRRPLCAPLLLALALLLGACDRQDRYDRPGTPVPESLWAETLEGERIDRAALLGRPWVINVWAPGUHACARELPELEALRSEYEARGVGFLALSLNPSEARNRETAAALGVHMTVATAKGEVLGPLRISTVPATVFINREGVVVAAVNGERSRGFYARRLEALLAAP, from the coding sequence ATGCGCCGTCCCCTCTGCGCCCCGCTCCTGCTCGCGCTCGCCCTGCTGCTGGGGGCATGTGACCGCCAGGACCGCTATGACCGCCCCGGCACGCCGGTGCCGGAGAGCCTGTGGGCGGAGACGCTGGAGGGCGAGCGCATCGACCGGGCGGCGCTGCTGGGCCGCCCCTGGGTCATCAACGTGTGGGCCCCAGGCTGACACGCCTGCGCTCGGGAGTTGCCCGAGCTCGAAGCCCTGAGGAGTGAGTACGAGGCGCGCGGCGTCGGTTTCCTCGCGCTTTCGCTCAACCCCAGCGAGGCGCGCAACCGCGAGACTGCGGCTGCGCTGGGGGTGCACATGACCGTGGCCACGGCGAAGGGCGAGGTGCTGGGCCCGCTGCGCATCTCCACCGTGCCCGCCACCGTCTTCATCAACCGCGAGGGCGTGGTGGTGGCGGCCGTCAACGGCGAGCGCTCACGCGGGTTCTACGCGCGGCGCCTGGAGGCGCTGCTCGCTGCGCCGTAG
- a CDS encoding YjhX family toxin, translating to MNVSRKELRVLNVLAQGGRILKHKDENGRLTHVACVTPEGWQLSLCTLEVFQQLKRRKLISSVKGGPYLITRLGLQALCGSSKTR from the coding sequence GTGAACGTCTCACGCAAGGAGCTGCGCGTCCTGAACGTGCTGGCTCAAGGCGGGCGTATTCTGAAGCACAAGGATGAGAACGGGCGTTTGACCCATGTGGCGTGTGTCACGCCAGAGGGCTGGCAGTTGTCGCTCTGCACGCTGGAGGTCTTCCAGCAGTTGAAGCGGCGAAAGCTCATCTCCTCGGTGAAGGGCGGCCCGTACCTCATCACCAGGCTGGGGCTTCAAGCGCTCTGCGGAAGTTCAAAGACACGCTAG
- a CDS encoding DUF418 domain-containing protein, with protein MTPNPSERLHGIDIARTCATCGMFVVHAFLVLGPPSSGLSGWERIVFNLTEGRAAATFVLLAGLGVGQLLSRRETTDSRRVLWRRALFLGGLGVLNLIVWPGDILRLYGVALLAAPWLHRWSSKALSGLVAALILIFPLAAVFVDWDARWDWATLTYRGLWTPSGFTLNLVVDGFRPLLPWLAFFVLGLRLARLDWRDSATPRRMLWAGICLFVLSEFVSAGLVKLAIQSAMGEHLGANVVMALLGTHSLPSMPLFMLSALGIACLVLGGSFVLGNHLPRRIREALVSTGRLALTWYLGHVLLLVGLSVAGYGNRLSALAAMGVAFAGFAGVIAVSYLRGGAPMLLERMLRRFSTSSPGPGPDKAAVVLPQDVAPAAARRRDGEAANP; from the coding sequence ATGACCCCGAATCCCTCGGAGCGGCTTCATGGCATCGATATCGCTCGAACCTGTGCCACCTGCGGGATGTTCGTGGTGCACGCGTTCCTCGTCCTGGGGCCTCCCAGTTCGGGTCTTTCGGGCTGGGAGCGCATCGTGTTCAACCTGACCGAAGGGCGCGCTGCCGCCACCTTCGTCCTCTTGGCGGGCCTGGGAGTGGGGCAGCTTCTCTCGCGGAGGGAAACCACCGACTCACGTCGCGTGCTGTGGCGTCGAGCCCTCTTCCTGGGGGGGCTGGGAGTTCTCAACCTCATCGTGTGGCCCGGCGACATCTTGCGGCTCTACGGCGTCGCGCTCTTGGCCGCGCCGTGGTTGCACCGCTGGTCATCCAAGGCGCTCTCGGGGCTTGTGGCCGCTCTCATTCTCATCTTTCCGCTCGCGGCCGTCTTCGTGGACTGGGATGCCCGTTGGGACTGGGCAACGCTCACGTACCGGGGCCTTTGGACTCCATCCGGCTTTACCCTCAACTTGGTGGTTGATGGCTTTCGTCCCTTGCTCCCCTGGTTGGCGTTCTTCGTGCTGGGCCTGCGGCTGGCCCGTCTCGACTGGCGCGACAGTGCCACGCCGCGGCGAATGCTGTGGGCGGGCATCTGTCTGTTCGTCCTGTCGGAGTTCGTCTCAGCGGGGCTGGTGAAGCTCGCGATTCAAAGCGCGATGGGCGAGCACCTGGGAGCAAACGTCGTGATGGCGCTCCTCGGCACGCACTCCCTTCCTTCCATGCCGCTGTTCATGCTCTCCGCGCTGGGTATCGCCTGCTTGGTCCTGGGGGGCAGCTTTGTCCTGGGGAACCACCTCCCGCGACGCATTCGGGAGGCGCTGGTGTCCACGGGGCGTCTGGCGTTGACCTGGTATCTGGGCCATGTGCTGTTGTTGGTGGGGCTCTCCGTCGCGGGCTACGGCAACCGCCTCTCCGCGCTAGCCGCCATGGGGGTGGCGTTCGCTGGATTCGCGGGTGTCATCGCCGTGTCGTACTTGCGAGGCGGAGCACCCATGCTGCTGGAGCGAATGCTCCGGCGCTTCTCCACATCGAGCCCAGGCCCCGGTCCTGACAAGGCGGCAGTCGTGCTGCCCCAAGACGTCGCTCCTGCTGCTGCTCGGCGGAGAGACGGCGAGGCTGCCAATCCATGA